In a genomic window of Vibrio orientalis CIP 102891 = ATCC 33934:
- the gluQRS gene encoding tRNA glutamyl-Q(34) synthetase GluQRS — MSYIGRFAPSPSGPLHFGSLIAALGSYFQAKSQQGEWLVRIEDLDPPREMPGASSLILETLEAYKLYWDGEVVYQSQRHELYQEQINRWLESGQAYYCQCTRKQIKASGGFYTGTCRDLALQNHQQCAIRLRMTHPVYQFEDQRHGTLSIPTALADEDFIIKRRDGLFAYNLAVVLDDIEQGITEVVRGADLIEPTGRQISLYQMLDAEPVSYLHLPLALDESGHKLSKQNHAKAIDNCNPKPALLDAMSFLGFDIDKEIQFSNVEEIIAWGVKNWRISQLPKATEITPRFSNRSL; from the coding sequence ATGAGTTATATTGGCCGTTTCGCCCCCTCACCTTCAGGTCCATTACACTTTGGTTCGCTCATTGCTGCACTCGGCAGTTACTTCCAAGCTAAGTCGCAACAAGGTGAGTGGTTAGTTCGTATTGAAGATCTTGATCCGCCGAGAGAAATGCCAGGCGCGAGTTCGCTTATTCTAGAAACCTTAGAAGCGTATAAACTCTACTGGGATGGCGAAGTAGTTTACCAAAGCCAGCGCCACGAACTCTATCAAGAGCAAATCAATCGTTGGCTTGAATCTGGTCAAGCGTATTACTGCCAATGTACCCGTAAACAAATCAAAGCCTCAGGTGGGTTCTATACCGGGACCTGTCGCGATTTAGCACTGCAAAATCATCAGCAATGCGCAATTCGCCTGCGGATGACGCATCCGGTATACCAATTTGAAGATCAGCGTCATGGCACCTTAAGCATCCCCACCGCTTTGGCAGATGAAGATTTTATTATAAAGCGCCGAGATGGGTTATTTGCTTACAACCTTGCCGTAGTATTAGATGATATCGAGCAAGGCATCACCGAAGTGGTGAGAGGTGCTGACCTTATCGAGCCGACTGGACGCCAGATTAGTCTCTATCAAATGCTCGATGCAGAGCCAGTCAGCTACTTACATCTGCCATTAGCGCTGGATGAAAGTGGACATAAATTGTCCAAACAAAATCATGCAAAAGCGATCGATAATTGCAATCCTAAGCCGGCTTTATTAGATGCAATGAGTTTCTTAGGCTTTGATATTGATAAAGAAATTCAGTTTAGCAACGTGGAAGAGATCATTGCGTGGGGCGTCAAAAATTGGCGTATAAGTCAGTTGCCAAAAGCGACTGAAATCACACCAAGATTCTCAAACCGCTCGCTGTAA
- the dksA gene encoding RNA polymerase-binding protein DksA, producing MPESKKKALGILAIAGVEPYQEKAGEEYMSPEQMAHFTKILSAWRNQLMEEVDRTVHHMQDEAANFPDPVDRASQEEEFSLELRNRDRERRLIKKIEKTLNKIEEDDFGFCESCGVEIGIRRLEARPTADLCIDCKTLAEIKEKQMQG from the coding sequence ATGCCAGAATCAAAGAAAAAAGCGCTAGGCATCCTAGCCATTGCAGGGGTTGAGCCATACCAAGAGAAAGCAGGTGAAGAATACATGTCACCTGAGCAAATGGCTCATTTTACAAAAATTTTATCAGCTTGGCGCAACCAGCTCATGGAAGAAGTTGATCGCACTGTGCACCATATGCAGGACGAAGCAGCAAACTTTCCAGATCCCGTTGACCGTGCTTCTCAAGAAGAAGAGTTTAGCTTAGAGCTTCGTAACCGTGATCGTGAACGTCGCCTAATCAAAAAGATTGAAAAGACGCTAAATAAAATCGAAGAAGATGATTTTGGCTTCTGTGAATCTTGTGGCGTTGAGATTGGTATTCGCCGTCTTGAAGCTCGACCAACTGCAGACCTTTGTATTGACTGTAAAACACTTGCAGAAATCAAAGAGAAGCAGATGCAAGGCTAG
- the sfsA gene encoding DNA/RNA nuclease SfsA, whose protein sequence is MKFEPALEQATLIKRYKRFLTDISLPDGSERTIHCANTGAMTGCATQGNKVWYSTSDNPKRKYPNSWELTETALGHRICINTARANQLAVEAIESGVIKELQGYDLLQTEVKYGKENSRIDILLNSENAPKCYIEVKSVTLLDEEKPGQGYFPDAVTTRGQKHLRELTEMAQSGSRAVLLFTVLHSGIEKVSPATHIDAKYSQLLKDAQEQGVEVLCYKAQLSNSEIKLVEALNFSH, encoded by the coding sequence ATGAAGTTCGAACCAGCATTAGAACAAGCCACATTAATCAAACGCTACAAACGCTTTCTGACTGACATTAGTTTGCCAGACGGCAGTGAGCGCACCATTCATTGCGCCAACACAGGGGCAATGACAGGTTGTGCGACTCAAGGTAACAAAGTGTGGTATTCCACCTCTGATAACCCGAAAAGAAAATACCCTAACAGTTGGGAACTGACTGAAACGGCCTTAGGCCATCGCATCTGTATTAACACCGCGAGAGCCAATCAATTAGCCGTCGAAGCTATCGAGTCTGGTGTCATTAAAGAGCTGCAAGGATACGACCTACTTCAAACTGAGGTGAAGTATGGCAAAGAAAATAGCCGGATTGATATCTTGCTCAATTCAGAAAATGCACCAAAATGCTATATAGAGGTTAAAAGCGTCACCTTATTGGATGAAGAAAAACCGGGGCAAGGGTATTTCCCAGATGCCGTCACAACACGCGGTCAGAAACATCTGAGAGAACTCACAGAAATGGCGCAAAGTGGAAGCAGAGCGGTACTTTTGTTTACTGTTTTACATTCAGGTATTGAAAAAGTTTCTCCTGCAACCCATATAGACGCCAAATATTCACAATTACTAAAAGACGCACAAGAGCAAGGAGTGGAAGTCCTGTGCTACAAAGCACAACTTTCCAACAGTGAGATAAAATTAGTCGAAGCGCTCAATTTCAGTCATTAA
- the hrpB gene encoding ATP-dependent helicase HrpB, with protein sequence MSQLPIQGVMPELLSGVRESSQLILKAAPGAGKSTYFPLQLLLEKVVDGKIIMLEPRRLAARNIARYLASQLGENVGERIGYRVRGEKKTSARTQLEVVTEGVLTRMIQSDPELSGVDLVIFDEFHERSIHADTALAFCLEIQEALRDDLKLVVMSATLDQNALGKLLPEAVFIESHGRSYPVEFRYINAKANDRLEDLMTKQITSLMSSESGSLLAFLPGVAAIKRVEERLQTLSSDIQVCPLYGQLDFAQQQAAIQPASSGLRKVVLATNIAETSLTIEGIRLVVDSGLERVAKFDLKSGVTRLEQVRIAQSSAEQRAGRAGRIEPGICVRLYSEGQLNQQPYVPQPEIVHSDLANLVLELAQWGAQNPDDLGWLDTPPAAAVNQAKSLLLQLGLLDNKGQLTETGILAGELGLEPRSSAMLANAKGELNTALAIIALLEEPERNVLDFMHSVHRLKIAKHSKQKLVTQRAKTLAAKMKHRFELSQVDESHVAWLLAIAFPDRIAQLRRNQLGRFVLANGHGAQVQESERLAGSDYLVVIDLMRSQSDSSMIYSALELDIVQLQSHCPDLFIVQDSVDWDEQKGRLVAEQQTKLGRLVIESKALPEPSSEKMTEALLTFIQRKGLSVLNWNPASQELLERIRCGQEWLPEQSWPELDDASLLANLDAWLAPYLNGVNSVKALAKVDLEAALLAYLGWPLNQDIEQLLPTHYQVPTGSRKKIRYQQGQEPVLSVRMQEVFGEQASPEIAQGRKRLVLELLSPAQRPLQVTRDLASFWAGAYKEVQKEMKGRYPKHVWPDNPATHVATTKTKRQLNS encoded by the coding sequence TTGTCACAATTGCCTATTCAAGGCGTGATGCCAGAGCTACTCTCTGGTGTGCGCGAAAGCTCTCAGCTGATTTTAAAAGCGGCTCCTGGTGCAGGTAAATCGACCTACTTTCCTTTGCAATTGCTATTGGAAAAGGTGGTGGATGGCAAAATCATTATGCTTGAACCAAGACGCTTAGCGGCGAGAAACATTGCCCGCTACCTTGCTAGTCAGCTTGGCGAAAATGTCGGTGAACGCATTGGTTACCGTGTCCGTGGGGAGAAAAAAACCAGTGCGCGTACTCAGCTTGAAGTGGTGACGGAAGGGGTTCTGACTCGCATGATCCAATCGGATCCTGAATTGTCAGGTGTTGACCTAGTGATCTTTGATGAGTTCCATGAGCGCAGCATTCATGCCGACACCGCGTTAGCTTTTTGTTTAGAAATTCAAGAAGCGCTGCGTGACGATCTTAAATTGGTAGTGATGTCGGCGACACTTGATCAGAATGCTTTGGGCAAGTTGCTTCCTGAGGCGGTTTTTATTGAGTCTCACGGGCGCAGTTACCCAGTCGAGTTTCGTTATATCAACGCCAAAGCCAATGATCGCTTAGAAGATCTGATGACCAAGCAGATCACTAGCCTGATGAGTAGCGAAAGCGGCTCATTATTAGCATTTTTACCCGGTGTGGCAGCAATCAAACGCGTCGAAGAAAGATTGCAAACTCTCTCCTCAGATATTCAAGTGTGTCCCTTGTATGGACAGTTGGATTTTGCTCAGCAGCAGGCAGCGATTCAACCTGCTAGTAGCGGGTTACGTAAAGTGGTCTTGGCAACCAACATCGCAGAAACGTCATTGACGATTGAAGGCATCCGTTTGGTGGTCGATTCAGGTTTAGAACGTGTCGCTAAGTTTGATTTGAAAAGTGGTGTCACCCGTCTAGAGCAGGTAAGGATTGCGCAATCTTCTGCCGAGCAACGGGCAGGACGGGCCGGTCGTATCGAGCCTGGAATTTGTGTGCGTCTGTACAGCGAAGGGCAACTCAATCAGCAACCTTATGTTCCTCAGCCAGAAATTGTCCACAGTGACTTAGCAAACTTAGTTTTAGAGTTAGCGCAATGGGGGGCACAAAACCCAGATGACTTAGGCTGGTTAGATACTCCTCCTGCCGCGGCGGTCAATCAAGCCAAGTCGTTATTGCTGCAGCTTGGCTTACTCGATAACAAGGGGCAGCTTACAGAAACGGGCATACTCGCGGGTGAGCTTGGATTAGAACCGAGAAGTAGCGCGATGCTGGCGAATGCGAAGGGTGAATTGAATACCGCGCTGGCGATTATCGCTTTACTCGAAGAGCCTGAGCGAAACGTGCTGGACTTTATGCATAGTGTTCACCGCTTAAAAATAGCGAAACACAGTAAGCAAAAACTAGTGACTCAACGAGCAAAAACACTTGCGGCAAAAATGAAGCATCGCTTTGAACTCTCACAGGTCGATGAATCTCATGTCGCTTGGTTACTGGCAATAGCCTTTCCAGACCGAATTGCGCAGTTGCGACGTAATCAATTGGGCCGATTTGTTCTTGCCAATGGTCATGGCGCGCAAGTTCAAGAGAGTGAGCGTCTTGCAGGTAGTGATTATCTTGTTGTCATCGACCTGATGCGTAGCCAGTCCGATTCATCGATGATCTATTCTGCGCTTGAGCTGGATATTGTTCAGTTGCAGTCCCACTGCCCAGATTTATTTATTGTGCAGGACAGCGTTGATTGGGATGAACAGAAAGGACGCTTAGTTGCAGAGCAGCAAACAAAATTAGGCCGACTGGTGATTGAGAGTAAAGCGCTACCTGAGCCGTCTAGCGAAAAAATGACCGAAGCTTTACTTACTTTTATTCAGCGTAAAGGGCTATCGGTATTAAATTGGAACCCAGCTAGCCAAGAGCTATTAGAGCGGATTCGTTGTGGGCAGGAGTGGTTACCAGAACAGTCCTGGCCAGAGCTTGATGATGCGAGCCTGTTGGCGAATTTAGATGCGTGGTTAGCGCCTTATTTGAATGGCGTTAACTCAGTCAAAGCATTGGCTAAAGTGGATCTTGAAGCTGCGCTGTTAGCTTATTTGGGCTGGCCATTGAATCAAGACATAGAGCAACTGCTGCCAACCCACTACCAAGTGCCAACTGGAAGCAGAAAGAAAATTCGTTACCAACAGGGGCAAGAGCCGGTGTTATCGGTGCGCATGCAAGAAGTGTTTGGTGAACAAGCGTCACCAGAAATTGCTCAAGGTAGAAAGCGACTGGTATTGGAGTTACTCTCTCCGGCGCAAAGGCCGCTGCAGGTGACCCGAGACTTAGCAAGTTTTTGGGCGGGCGCTTACAAAGAAGTACAAAAAGAGATGAAAGGGCGCTATCCAAAACATGTATGGCCGGATAATCCAGCAACGCATGTAGCGACAACTAAAACCAAACGACAGCTAAATTCATGA
- the mrcB gene encoding penicillin-binding protein 1B, translated as MTKKNTTATTKSKTSKTTKSAARKPSRKSPKRKPNTSAKHRWLKILWGIGWKLGVAVFAVLLFVGIYLDSVVKQRFEGQLFDLPTVVYARILNLAPGDSITIQEVRNELDVLNYRKVRQPRYPGEYSSSSTKIELIRRPFEFSDGPEPDRHVMLHFDSSSVTRIQSLEQKGDMGYLRIEPKMLGMLEKNNDQQRLFLRRDQFPEVMVDALLVTEDRDFYQHDGVSPLAIARALVANVKAGRTVQGGSTLTQQLAKNIFLSSDRTLWRKVREAYIALILDYRYSKDRILEAYLNEVYLGQSGGEAVHGFGLASRLYFGQPIQELRIDQLALLVGMVKGPSYYNPIRFPERAKKRRDLVLRLMMQQDILTANQFDMAASRPLDIQDNPRIASRQPAYFQQLKIELKEKVGEAFQSDVGLRVFTSLDPVSQQKLEQAIARKIPQLASVAGKSLEGAAVAVDRHTGEIRAMVGGKRTGYDGFNRALNASRQIGSLAKPAVYLAALEQPEKYNLATTLHDKPISLKGSKGNVWSPRNYDRKFRGDVPLYTALAKSLNVPTVELGMQVGIPSVVKTLEKLGVDKSEIRPVPSMFLGSFTLTPFQVAQMYQTLTNSGKQAKLSALRSVIDLDGNVLFQSLPRVSQTVDQQAAWLTTYAMKRGVLEGTGRYLNSQFSWAALAGKTGTSNDTKDSWFVGVDGREVTTIWLGRDDNKSTKLTGSSGALRVYAEYLKHRIPQKLALPWPQGISTYGFAKTAQGNLALDCSNEFKLPIWDAQGAFKSQCDNQPKQWIKKLFSW; from the coding sequence ATGACTAAGAAAAACACCACGGCGACGACGAAGAGCAAAACAAGTAAAACGACGAAGAGTGCCGCTCGAAAGCCAAGTCGAAAGTCGCCCAAGCGCAAACCGAATACCTCGGCAAAGCATCGTTGGCTAAAAATATTGTGGGGAATTGGTTGGAAGCTCGGCGTGGCTGTGTTTGCCGTGTTGCTGTTCGTTGGTATCTACCTTGATAGCGTCGTCAAACAGCGCTTTGAGGGGCAACTGTTTGACTTGCCTACGGTAGTGTATGCGCGAATCCTGAACTTGGCGCCTGGTGATTCGATTACCATTCAAGAAGTACGTAACGAGTTGGATGTACTGAACTACCGTAAGGTGCGTCAGCCCCGTTATCCCGGTGAGTACTCGTCATCATCAACAAAAATTGAGCTGATTCGCCGACCATTTGAGTTTAGCGATGGCCCAGAGCCTGATCGTCATGTGATGCTGCATTTCGATTCTAGCAGCGTAACCCGTATTCAATCTCTAGAGCAAAAAGGGGATATGGGTTACTTACGTATCGAGCCAAAAATGTTGGGGATGTTGGAAAAGAATAACGATCAACAACGTCTGTTCTTGCGTCGAGACCAATTTCCTGAAGTGATGGTTGATGCACTGCTAGTCACAGAAGATCGCGACTTCTATCAGCATGATGGTGTTTCACCGTTGGCGATTGCTCGTGCTTTGGTTGCCAACGTTAAAGCGGGCCGCACGGTTCAAGGCGGTAGTACCTTGACTCAGCAGTTAGCAAAAAACATCTTCCTTTCTAGTGATCGAACCTTGTGGCGAAAAGTGCGTGAAGCCTATATCGCACTGATCCTCGACTACCGTTACAGTAAAGATCGCATCTTAGAAGCGTATTTAAACGAAGTTTATTTAGGTCAAAGCGGTGGTGAGGCGGTACATGGTTTTGGTCTTGCTTCTCGCCTTTACTTCGGTCAGCCAATTCAAGAACTGCGCATCGATCAATTGGCTTTGCTGGTGGGTATGGTGAAAGGCCCATCTTATTACAACCCGATTCGTTTTCCTGAACGTGCTAAAAAGCGCCGTGATCTCGTGCTGCGCTTGATGATGCAGCAAGATATTTTAACCGCCAATCAATTTGATATGGCGGCGAGTCGACCGCTGGATATTCAAGACAATCCGCGCATTGCGAGCAGACAGCCTGCTTACTTCCAACAACTCAAGATTGAGCTGAAGGAAAAAGTCGGTGAAGCGTTCCAGTCGGATGTGGGCTTACGAGTATTTACCTCACTTGATCCGGTTTCACAGCAAAAACTAGAGCAAGCGATCGCACGTAAGATCCCTCAGTTAGCGAGTGTGGCGGGCAAATCATTGGAAGGTGCAGCGGTTGCGGTTGACCGTCATACGGGTGAAATCCGCGCCATGGTTGGCGGCAAACGCACTGGTTATGATGGCTTTAACCGTGCGCTAAATGCCAGTCGTCAAATTGGCTCGTTAGCTAAACCAGCTGTTTATCTTGCCGCGTTAGAGCAGCCAGAGAAATATAACTTAGCAACCACCTTGCATGATAAGCCGATTAGCTTAAAGGGCAGTAAAGGTAATGTTTGGTCGCCAAGAAACTATGACCGTAAGTTTCGTGGCGATGTGCCGCTCTATACCGCATTGGCAAAATCACTCAACGTACCCACGGTTGAGCTTGGCATGCAGGTCGGTATACCAAGCGTGGTGAAAACATTAGAGAAGCTTGGGGTGGATAAGAGTGAAATACGCCCCGTGCCATCAATGTTCTTAGGCTCGTTTACCTTAACGCCATTTCAGGTTGCGCAGATGTACCAAACGCTGACCAATTCTGGCAAACAAGCGAAATTGTCCGCGCTACGTTCAGTGATTGATCTCGATGGCAACGTACTATTCCAATCGTTGCCGCGAGTTTCTCAAACGGTTGACCAACAAGCGGCATGGTTGACGACTTACGCCATGAAGCGTGGGGTATTAGAAGGCACTGGACGCTACCTCAATAGTCAATTCTCTTGGGCGGCACTAGCAGGTAAAACCGGTACCAGTAATGACACCAAAGATAGTTGGTTTGTCGGTGTTGATGGCCGTGAGGTGACCACCATTTGGTTAGGGCGTGATGATAATAAGTCGACTAAGCTAACGGGTTCGAGTGGTGCGCTGCGAGTTTACGCTGAGTACCTAAAACATCGTATTCCACAAAAGCTGGCACTGCCTTGGCCACAAGGGATCTCAACTTATGGCTTTGCAAAAACCGCCCAGGGCAATTTGGCTCTCGATTGCAGCAATGAATTTAAGTTACCAATCTGGGATGCCCAAGGGGCGTTTAAGAGCCAGTGTGACAACCAACCGAAGCAGTGGATCAAAAAACTATTTAGCTGGTAG
- a CDS encoding patatin-like phospholipase family protein: MMTFGVMAQSTEKQAPRPKVALVLAGGGAKGAAHIGVLKALEELRVPVDYITGTSMGSFVGGLYATGMSAEEIEAFIETVDWNSGYRDRVDRSQRKVQDKEYEDRYQLTTDLGLRWGEIRGTKGIVQGQGMLKLLRETAGNLPPFQSFDQLAIPYRSVATDIVNLEPVVIGDGYLVDAMMASMSVPGALPPYKLDGKLLVDGGVTNNMPVDVARELGADIVIAVDISTEYKNEEDFTNLFSVADQLSNYLVRSTTNHQAETLTEDDYFLRPKVGKMETTEFDRMPEAFEKGYQEAMTFKDELSKLSLSTADYQEYVEQKQDARRTLRYGDDITVENIVINNHTHYSDDLLEKRLGLEEGEQYKIAQVEDSVQALYALDRFELVTYRYDEVDGQDSLIFDVNEKSWGPNYVNFRFFLEDDFSTDSQYSLGTSANFTNLNAHGAELRTNFEIGTDKLIEFEFYSPFLSTQKSFTTFGVSYSNEKRNAPVTGFEDTSLEATENYLPVSYHEWAAEWAIGYQDTLWRRFMLGARYVDGEGELSTLPLYGDVSFTRLGAFASYRIDTLDNYSLPTKGVYLDLDYMVSHDKSVGDTQLVEQQRDEDTSYEFGAKLIAAHTFSRHTLVANAELGFVTSKNSSVPIDPKEIGGFLNLSGIPRNSLIGENKAFGSLIYRYRWFDNDFGLFTSPFYVGTSLEYGGVWSGQDTDLGDAPLYVAGSVFAGVDSPIGPIMLGYGRTEQNYDSVYLIIGTTFK, translated from the coding sequence ATGATGACATTTGGTGTGATGGCGCAATCGACAGAAAAGCAAGCGCCAAGACCTAAAGTTGCTTTGGTACTAGCTGGTGGAGGTGCCAAAGGTGCGGCTCATATCGGCGTGCTAAAAGCGCTCGAAGAGTTAAGAGTTCCTGTTGATTACATTACCGGGACCAGTATGGGCTCCTTTGTTGGTGGTTTATACGCGACAGGGATGAGCGCCGAAGAGATCGAAGCTTTTATCGAAACGGTCGATTGGAATAGCGGTTATCGTGATCGTGTCGATCGTAGTCAGCGTAAAGTGCAAGACAAGGAGTACGAAGATAGGTATCAATTGACGACCGATCTTGGGCTGCGCTGGGGAGAAATTCGCGGTACTAAGGGCATTGTTCAAGGACAGGGCATGCTTAAGTTATTACGTGAAACCGCGGGTAACCTTCCTCCTTTCCAGTCGTTTGATCAACTCGCGATCCCTTACCGATCTGTTGCAACTGATATTGTTAACTTAGAGCCAGTGGTTATTGGTGATGGCTATCTTGTCGATGCGATGATGGCGAGCATGTCGGTTCCCGGTGCTTTGCCTCCGTATAAGTTAGATGGCAAGTTGTTAGTCGACGGTGGGGTGACCAACAATATGCCGGTTGATGTTGCTCGTGAGCTGGGTGCTGATATCGTTATTGCGGTTGATATCAGTACTGAATATAAGAATGAAGAAGATTTTACCAACTTATTCAGTGTTGCTGATCAGCTTTCAAACTACTTAGTTCGCAGTACAACGAATCATCAGGCTGAGACATTAACTGAGGATGACTACTTCCTTCGTCCTAAAGTTGGCAAGATGGAAACCACTGAGTTTGATCGAATGCCAGAGGCATTCGAGAAGGGCTATCAAGAAGCGATGACGTTCAAGGATGAATTGAGCAAGTTGAGTTTGTCTACTGCAGACTACCAAGAGTATGTTGAGCAGAAACAAGATGCGCGGCGCACGCTACGTTATGGTGATGATATTACGGTTGAAAATATCGTGATCAATAACCACACCCACTATTCTGACGACTTGCTTGAGAAGCGCTTAGGTCTTGAAGAAGGGGAGCAGTACAAAATTGCTCAAGTGGAGGATAGTGTTCAGGCTCTGTATGCATTAGATCGTTTTGAGCTCGTGACCTATCGCTATGATGAAGTCGATGGTCAAGATAGCTTAATATTCGATGTGAACGAGAAGTCCTGGGGGCCCAATTACGTCAATTTCCGCTTTTTCTTAGAAGATGATTTCTCTACAGATAGTCAATACTCTCTTGGCACTTCTGCCAATTTTACTAACTTAAATGCTCATGGCGCAGAGCTGCGAACTAACTTTGAAATTGGTACCGACAAACTGATCGAGTTCGAGTTTTACTCACCGTTCTTATCCACGCAAAAGAGCTTTACGACATTTGGTGTGTCTTACAGCAACGAAAAGCGTAATGCGCCTGTTACTGGTTTTGAAGATACGTCACTTGAGGCGACAGAAAATTATCTTCCGGTTTCATACCATGAGTGGGCAGCCGAGTGGGCGATAGGCTATCAAGATACCTTGTGGCGCCGTTTTATGCTTGGTGCTCGTTATGTGGATGGTGAAGGAGAGTTATCGACCTTACCACTCTACGGAGATGTCTCTTTTACCCGTTTAGGGGCTTTTGCTAGCTACCGAATTGATACCTTAGATAACTACAGTTTACCGACTAAAGGGGTCTACTTAGATCTTGATTACATGGTGTCACATGATAAGAGTGTTGGTGATACCCAACTTGTTGAGCAGCAGAGAGACGAAGATACGTCTTACGAATTTGGTGCTAAGCTAATCGCCGCTCATACTTTTTCTCGCCATACTTTGGTCGCAAATGCGGAGCTTGGGTTTGTGACCAGTAAGAACTCATCGGTGCCTATTGATCCGAAAGAGATTGGCGGCTTTTTGAATCTGTCGGGTATTCCGCGCAATAGCCTAATTGGTGAGAACAAGGCGTTTGGTAGTCTGATATATCGTTATCGCTGGTTTGATAATGACTTTGGTTTGTTCACCTCGCCTTTCTATGTCGGCACCTCGTTAGAGTATGGTGGGGTCTGGTCTGGTCAGGATACTGATCTGGGCGATGCGCCATTATATGTTGCAGGTTCGGTCTTTGCCGGGGTCGATTCGCCGATCGGCCCGATTATGCTTGGTTATGGCCGAACAGAACAAAACTATGACTCTGTCTACCTGATTATCGGTACAACATTTAAGTAG